The Amycolatopsis solani genome has a window encoding:
- a CDS encoding NmrA/HSCARG family protein, producing the protein MTGKKIIAVVGATGQQGGGLARAILDDPEQRFALRALTRNPDSDAARALAARGAEVVAADLDDEANLVKAFEGAYGAYLVTAFWEYNSVEREQQQARAMAAAAKASGLRHVIWSTLPDTRPHLRDEDRTPTLHGRYKVPHFDSKAEAEAFFVEAGVPTTFLSTTFYFEAFTDFFRPVRDPDGVVALHLPMAGGRLPGIAAEDIGRTAFGVFARGPELAGETISISGENLTGEEYAAAFAKQLGTDVAYRPMAVEDLRASGAPGADDLANMFFYYAEHENVFAGARDPEAVRRLNPRLQDFATWLAGHRDAFGEL; encoded by the coding sequence ATGACCGGGAAGAAGATCATCGCCGTCGTCGGCGCGACCGGGCAGCAGGGTGGCGGCCTGGCCCGCGCCATCCTCGACGACCCGGAGCAGCGGTTCGCGCTGCGCGCGCTCACCCGCAACCCGGACTCCGACGCCGCACGGGCGCTCGCCGCGCGCGGAGCCGAAGTCGTCGCCGCCGATCTCGACGACGAAGCGAACCTGGTGAAGGCGTTCGAAGGCGCGTACGGGGCTTACCTCGTCACCGCGTTCTGGGAGTACAACTCCGTGGAGCGCGAACAGCAGCAGGCCCGCGCGATGGCCGCGGCCGCGAAGGCGTCCGGGCTGCGGCACGTGATCTGGTCGACCCTGCCCGACACCCGGCCGCACCTGCGTGACGAGGACCGCACGCCGACGCTGCACGGGCGGTACAAGGTCCCGCACTTCGACAGCAAGGCCGAGGCCGAAGCGTTCTTCGTCGAAGCGGGCGTGCCCACGACGTTCCTCTCGACGACGTTCTACTTCGAGGCCTTCACGGACTTCTTCCGGCCGGTCCGCGACCCCGACGGCGTCGTCGCGCTGCACCTGCCGATGGCCGGCGGCCGGCTGCCGGGCATCGCGGCCGAGGACATCGGCCGGACGGCGTTCGGCGTCTTCGCCCGCGGCCCGGAGCTCGCGGGGGAGACGATCAGCATCTCCGGCGAGAACCTGACCGGCGAGGAGTACGCGGCGGCGTTCGCGAAGCAGCTCGGCACCGACGTGGCCTACCGGCCGATGGCCGTCGAAGACCTGCGGGCTTCGGGCGCTCCGGGCGCCGACGACCTGGCGAACATGTTCTTCTACTACGCCGAGCACGAGAACGTGTTCGCCGGCGCCCGCGACCCCGAGGCGGTGCGGCGGCTGAACCCGCGGCTGCAGGACTTCGCGACCTGGCTCGCCGGCCACCGCGACGCCTTCGGAGAGCTGTGA
- a CDS encoding FtsK/SpoIIIE domain-containing protein, with amino-acid sequence MTAESDAEVNGSARLARVASGDVEHVGPVLDGELIDDTLPQPRARTVRRRFARWWKHSPRVPLWLKSKPQAIQAAKDAVVCVVKSPVRYVGAVVRGIVVGVRSWRGWVKVNDYRTAAEESEKLADKFTEIRELTLFRWKVTGAVVAFAALVVAVVNLLYGADPLWIGGAAASLALAILGRRKDGSPGRKPALAGPRTLTWTMDPQVLVHAYRDAKLIGKDETLRLVERATRVGDGWAVTVDLPATRKAADVVKNRDALASALAVDEVQLIVERVRGNGGHAGRISMWVADEDPYARPPLQTPLLGVTRWDAWRAVPFGRDARDRRIDLPLVWTSSLIGAIPRQGKTFAARLAASGLILDAWVRLYVADFKAGKDWIAASQVAHRFMAGDEPEHVLALIDWLVELVAEVQGRYRRMRDLDDIVCPESKVTPEMSRDKALNMPVTAIFIDEVQVPLEDRTPVDVQGKKLAAGEYVGELLTWLAKKGPAAGIVLVLATQRPDSKTIPSGLRAVLGSRFALRVMDWRDSNIVLGEQMNTRGFDSSRLLASHKGVGVLRPDGDTAAGADVLAMTVRTYYMPNEDWQTICQQGRALREAAGTLTGHAAGQDTMPTLDHAAVAHALGAGTAAPLAELPEPLASLVTYLGDDLGPDGRDFVPTAELLEALDADRRTFSQQMSEVECRPTRDRVTSEDGETRQVRGYLTADIRRAVQRVRDGGEPAGAGDPS; translated from the coding sequence ATGACCGCTGAATCGGATGCCGAGGTCAACGGCAGCGCCAGGCTCGCACGGGTGGCTTCGGGGGACGTCGAGCACGTCGGCCCGGTGCTCGACGGCGAGCTGATCGACGACACCCTGCCTCAGCCGCGCGCCCGGACTGTCCGACGTCGGTTCGCTCGGTGGTGGAAGCACTCGCCGCGCGTGCCGTTGTGGCTCAAGAGCAAGCCGCAAGCGATCCAGGCTGCGAAGGATGCCGTCGTCTGTGTGGTCAAGTCGCCGGTCCGGTACGTCGGCGCGGTCGTCCGCGGGATCGTGGTCGGTGTCCGGTCGTGGCGCGGGTGGGTCAAGGTCAACGACTACCGGACGGCTGCCGAGGAGTCGGAGAAGCTTGCCGACAAGTTCACAGAGATTCGTGAACTCACCTTGTTCCGCTGGAAGGTCACCGGCGCCGTGGTCGCCTTCGCGGCGTTGGTGGTCGCCGTGGTAAATCTGCTGTACGGCGCCGATCCGCTGTGGATCGGCGGTGCTGCCGCGTCGCTGGCGCTCGCGATCCTGGGCCGCCGCAAGGACGGCAGTCCGGGACGGAAGCCCGCGCTCGCGGGGCCACGCACGCTGACGTGGACGATGGACCCGCAGGTTCTCGTGCACGCGTACCGAGACGCGAAGCTGATCGGGAAAGATGAGACGCTTCGCTTGGTCGAGCGGGCGACGCGCGTTGGCGACGGATGGGCTGTCACGGTGGACTTGCCGGCCACGCGCAAGGCCGCGGACGTCGTCAAGAACCGGGATGCGCTGGCGTCCGCGCTCGCGGTCGACGAAGTTCAGCTCATCGTCGAGCGCGTGCGCGGCAACGGCGGGCACGCTGGGCGGATCTCGATGTGGGTCGCTGATGAGGACCCGTATGCCCGGCCGCCTCTCCAGACGCCGTTGCTCGGCGTGACGCGTTGGGACGCGTGGCGGGCGGTCCCATTCGGACGCGATGCACGAGACCGGCGGATCGACCTTCCACTCGTGTGGACGTCGTCGCTGATCGGCGCGATTCCTCGGCAGGGTAAGACGTTCGCTGCTCGACTCGCGGCGAGCGGGCTCATCTTGGACGCGTGGGTGCGACTCTACGTGGCGGATTTCAAGGCCGGAAAGGACTGGATCGCGGCCTCGCAGGTTGCCCACCGCTTCATGGCGGGTGACGAACCCGAGCACGTCCTGGCCCTCATCGACTGGCTCGTCGAGCTGGTCGCCGAGGTCCAGGGCAGGTACCGGCGAATGCGGGATCTCGATGACATCGTGTGCCCGGAGTCGAAGGTGACGCCGGAGATGTCGCGGGACAAGGCCCTGAACATGCCGGTCACGGCGATCTTCATCGATGAGGTTCAGGTACCGCTCGAAGACCGCACGCCCGTTGACGTCCAAGGAAAGAAGCTTGCTGCGGGCGAGTACGTCGGCGAACTGCTGACGTGGCTCGCAAAGAAGGGGCCGGCAGCCGGGATCGTGCTTGTCCTGGCCACGCAACGACCAGACTCGAAAACTATCCCGTCCGGGCTCCGCGCGGTGCTCGGGTCGCGGTTCGCACTCCGGGTGATGGACTGGCGCGACTCCAACATCGTGCTCGGCGAGCAGATGAACACGCGCGGATTCGACTCCTCGCGGTTGCTTGCCTCGCACAAGGGCGTCGGTGTCCTCCGTCCGGACGGCGACACGGCGGCCGGAGCCGATGTTCTAGCAATGACGGTCCGGACGTACTACATGCCGAACGAGGACTGGCAGACCATCTGCCAGCAAGGCCGCGCGTTGCGGGAAGCCGCGGGAACCCTCACCGGGCACGCGGCCGGACAGGACACGATGCCGACGCTCGATCATGCGGCCGTGGCGCACGCACTCGGCGCGGGCACGGCCGCGCCGCTGGCCGAGCTGCCCGAACCGCTGGCGTCGCTCGTCACCTACCTGGGTGACGACCTCGGGCCTGACGGTCGCGACTTCGTGCCGACGGCCGAGCTGCTGGAGGCGTTGGACGCTGACCGGCGGACGTTCTCCCAGCAGATGAGCGAGGTGGAGTGCCGGCCAACGCGTGACCGCGTGACCAGCGAAGACGGCGAGACGCGGCAGGTGCGCGGCTACCTGACCGCTGATATCCGCCGAGCTGTCCAGCGTGTACGAGACGGCGGCGAACCCGCCGGGGCCGGTGATCCGTCATGA
- a CDS encoding AfsR/SARP family transcriptional regulator, giving the protein MRYELLGPVRAWQDDVEIELGPPQQRAALAVLLLQDGTPLSPSQLVSALWSGAEPRAAIGMVRSYVSRLRHAGVPIESSAGGYALRAPALDSKEFQRLLASARAGAPASALREALALWQGTPLSGLNGDYAEAERVRLAELRLTAREDLAAADIAEGRHAEAAADLADLIAEQPLRERPRELQMLALYRAGRQAEALAVFTRTQQLLESELGLYPGPQLKEMQRRILAADPSLTAVQLPGPSQLPPQLPEFTGRTSELATLIEALKPSPSSVPVLGIEGLAAIGKTTLAVHAAHQVAADFPDGRLFVDLSASPDPLAELLRGIGVKAMPPSSSERAALWRARTTGLRILVVLDDARGEEELNPLIPGPAGPAVLITARRRLYGLSHAHWTKLGGLGTEESLSLLSRLIGPARVAQDPAASRKLAARTAGFPQVIQAVGARLAARPAWSIPEALVRLGRPAPGAPVTPPECWAIEKPYESVLAGLTPAQARAFSLLASPTPISIPAAASALNLPLPDTAVLLESLVDAHLLEPFGADRYRYEEPLLMFALGQRAESMQVS; this is encoded by the coding sequence ATGCGCTACGAGCTGCTGGGCCCGGTCCGAGCGTGGCAGGACGACGTCGAGATCGAGCTGGGCCCACCCCAGCAACGGGCGGCCCTGGCGGTACTGCTCTTGCAGGATGGAACCCCGTTGTCCCCATCCCAGCTGGTCTCGGCCCTCTGGAGCGGCGCCGAGCCCCGCGCGGCGATCGGCATGGTCCGCTCCTACGTGTCCCGCCTGCGCCACGCGGGAGTCCCGATCGAGTCCTCAGCCGGCGGCTACGCACTCCGCGCGCCGGCCCTGGATTCGAAGGAGTTCCAGCGCTTGCTGGCGTCCGCCCGCGCGGGCGCACCGGCGTCGGCCTTGCGCGAGGCTTTGGCCCTCTGGCAAGGAACCCCGCTGTCCGGCCTGAACGGCGACTACGCGGAAGCGGAGCGCGTCCGCCTGGCAGAGCTGCGCCTGACGGCCCGCGAAGACCTGGCGGCAGCGGACATCGCCGAGGGCAGGCACGCGGAGGCGGCAGCGGACCTGGCTGATCTCATAGCGGAGCAGCCGTTGCGCGAGCGCCCCCGCGAGCTGCAGATGCTGGCGCTGTACCGCGCGGGTCGCCAGGCGGAGGCGCTGGCGGTGTTCACGCGCACGCAGCAGCTCCTGGAGTCGGAGCTGGGCCTGTACCCCGGGCCGCAGCTGAAGGAGATGCAGCGCCGCATCCTGGCGGCGGACCCTTCGCTGACGGCGGTCCAGCTCCCCGGCCCATCCCAGCTGCCCCCGCAACTCCCGGAGTTCACCGGCCGCACGTCGGAGCTCGCGACGCTGATCGAGGCCCTGAAGCCGTCACCGTCCTCGGTCCCGGTCCTCGGCATCGAGGGCCTGGCCGCGATCGGCAAGACGACGTTGGCGGTCCACGCGGCCCACCAGGTGGCAGCCGACTTCCCGGACGGCCGCCTGTTCGTGGACCTGTCGGCATCCCCGGATCCGTTGGCGGAGCTGCTGCGCGGCATCGGCGTGAAGGCGATGCCGCCGTCGTCCAGCGAGCGCGCGGCCCTGTGGCGAGCGAGGACAACAGGTCTGCGGATTTTGGTGGTCCTGGACGACGCGCGAGGCGAGGAGGAGCTCAACCCCCTCATCCCAGGCCCAGCAGGCCCCGCGGTGCTCATCACAGCCCGCCGTCGCCTGTACGGCCTGTCCCACGCCCACTGGACCAAACTGGGCGGCTTGGGTACGGAGGAGTCGTTGTCCCTGCTCTCGCGCTTGATCGGCCCTGCGCGTGTCGCCCAGGACCCAGCAGCGTCCCGCAAACTGGCGGCCCGGACGGCGGGCTTCCCCCAGGTGATCCAGGCGGTGGGAGCAAGACTGGCCGCCCGCCCGGCGTGGTCGATCCCGGAGGCATTGGTGCGACTGGGCCGCCCGGCCCCCGGAGCCCCGGTGACACCCCCGGAGTGCTGGGCGATCGAGAAGCCGTACGAGTCGGTGCTGGCCGGCCTGACCCCGGCCCAGGCAAGGGCGTTCAGCCTGCTGGCCTCCCCAACCCCGATCTCGATCCCGGCGGCGGCCTCGGCGTTGAACCTGCCGTTGCCGGATACGGCGGTGCTGCTGGAGTCCCTGGTGGACGCCCACTTGCTGGAGCCGTTCGGGGCCGACCGGTACCGGTACGAGGAGCCGCTGCTGATGTTCGCCCTGGGCCAGCGCGCTGAATCGATGCAGGTGTCGTGA
- a CDS encoding CE1758 family FMN-dependent luciferase-like monooxygenase, translating to MEFGIFGVGDIAPDPATGRAPTEHERIKRMVELAVRAEEAGLDVYATGEHHNPPFVPSSPTTLLGFIAARTSRIKLSTSTTLITTNDPVKIAEDYAMLQHLADGRLDLMLGRGNTGPVYPWFGKDIRDGIALAVENYALLRRLWREEVVDWSGRFRTPLQGFTSTPRPLDGVPPFVWHGSIRSPQIAEQAAFYGDGFFHNNIFWPVDHTKRMVSFYRERFEHHGHGPAERAIVGLGGQVFMRRRSQDAIAEFRPYFDHSPIYGHGPSLEETMAQTPLAVGSPQQVIDRTMRFREDFGDYRRQLFNIDGMGLPHAAALDQIDLLGAEVVPALRTPSRAA from the coding sequence ATGGAGTTCGGGATCTTCGGGGTCGGGGACATCGCCCCCGACCCCGCGACCGGCCGCGCGCCGACCGAGCACGAGCGGATCAAGCGGATGGTCGAGCTGGCCGTCCGCGCCGAGGAAGCCGGCCTCGACGTCTACGCGACGGGGGAGCACCACAACCCGCCGTTCGTGCCGTCGTCGCCGACCACGCTGCTCGGCTTCATCGCGGCGCGCACCAGCCGGATCAAGCTGTCGACGTCGACGACGCTGATCACCACGAACGACCCGGTCAAGATCGCCGAGGACTACGCGATGCTGCAGCACCTCGCCGACGGGCGCCTCGACCTGATGCTCGGCCGCGGCAACACCGGCCCGGTGTACCCGTGGTTCGGCAAGGACATCCGCGACGGCATCGCACTGGCCGTGGAGAACTACGCGCTGCTGCGGCGGCTGTGGCGCGAGGAGGTGGTGGACTGGTCGGGGCGGTTCCGGACGCCGTTGCAGGGCTTCACGTCGACCCCGCGCCCGCTCGACGGTGTCCCGCCGTTCGTCTGGCACGGGTCGATCCGGAGTCCGCAGATCGCCGAGCAGGCCGCGTTCTACGGCGACGGTTTCTTCCACAACAACATCTTCTGGCCGGTCGACCACACCAAGCGGATGGTCTCGTTCTACCGCGAGCGCTTCGAGCACCACGGCCACGGCCCGGCCGAGCGGGCGATCGTCGGCCTCGGCGGCCAGGTGTTCATGCGCCGCCGCTCCCAGGACGCGATCGCGGAGTTCCGCCCGTACTTCGACCACTCGCCGATCTACGGCCACGGTCCGTCGCTCGAGGAGACGATGGCCCAGACACCCCTGGCCGTGGGCAGCCCGCAGCAGGTCATCGACCGGACCATGCGCTTCCGCGAGGACTTCGGGGATTATCGGCGTCAGCTGTTCAACATCGACGGCATGGGCCTGCCCCACGCGGCGGCGCTGGACCAGATCGACCTGCTGGGCGCGGAGGTGGTCCCGGCCCTGCGGACGCCGTCGCGCGCGGCCTGA
- a CDS encoding transcriptional regulator, translating into MTPPVRAVLPTFQQELDPLLLMPVRLFIACLLADGEWSDDIAVQSALQLGERSFTTHVEYLQAAGYLEFRTQGGRKKLRLTPLGGDRFAEHVGALSRVTFAAVKLLPTMRCPRGDAGE; encoded by the coding sequence GTGACGCCACCCGTACGAGCCGTTCTGCCGACGTTTCAGCAGGAGCTCGATCCGCTGCTGCTCATGCCAGTCCGGCTGTTCATTGCGTGCCTCCTTGCTGACGGCGAGTGGAGCGACGACATCGCTGTTCAGAGCGCCCTGCAGCTTGGTGAACGATCCTTCACGACGCATGTCGAGTACCTGCAGGCGGCGGGATACCTGGAGTTCCGCACGCAAGGGGGCCGTAAGAAGCTCCGGTTGACGCCTCTCGGCGGGGATAGGTTCGCCGAGCACGTCGGCGCGCTAAGCCGGGTCACATTCGCTGCGGTCAAACTCCTCCCGACCATGCGCTGCCCTCGGGGCGACGCCGGCGAGTGA
- a CDS encoding tetratricopeptide repeat protein codes for MTSTTALQAARNALGWSQEKLARAINARAAAHGLPERSVPSRKTDISRWENGHVMPEPPMRAVLREIYGRTDDDLGFPSGDFGGPSGDELAERLIIARRVDEQTIELFREEVISVRHADRRFGSAARLERLRGQIAEVEALLRHTILRRDRAPLASVLVEASTLAGWNSLDIGALDQAWTHYERAKYAAMESGSAALLAHATAEQAFVLIDVGNVDDALALFAEARSIGEHAPELLRAWLAAAEGEGHAIAGQRDDALRSFDEADTLLPNEVVHPELPFVFLGGSHLDRWRGNALVHLGAPEAIEHLERVVEGIGSTSFVRAGAAVYVDLAHAYSAAGDREAARTYALQARRVISQVGSVRLRRRLERLVLPGSRPA; via the coding sequence ATGACCTCGACAACCGCGCTGCAGGCGGCGCGCAATGCGCTCGGCTGGAGTCAGGAAAAGCTCGCGCGAGCCATCAACGCCCGCGCTGCAGCTCACGGACTGCCAGAGCGTTCGGTTCCGAGCCGAAAGACGGACATCTCCCGATGGGAGAACGGGCACGTGATGCCCGAACCCCCGATGCGGGCGGTCTTGCGCGAGATCTACGGCCGGACCGACGACGACCTCGGATTCCCGTCGGGAGACTTCGGCGGTCCGTCCGGCGACGAACTCGCCGAGCGGCTGATCATCGCCCGCAGGGTGGACGAGCAGACGATCGAGCTGTTCCGCGAAGAGGTGATCAGCGTCCGCCACGCCGACCGCCGGTTCGGGTCCGCGGCGCGGCTCGAACGGCTCCGTGGTCAGATCGCCGAGGTAGAGGCCCTGCTCAGGCACACGATCTTGCGCCGCGACCGCGCTCCGCTGGCCAGCGTGCTGGTCGAGGCATCGACGCTGGCCGGCTGGAACTCGCTCGACATCGGCGCGCTCGACCAGGCGTGGACGCACTACGAACGCGCGAAGTACGCCGCGATGGAGTCCGGCTCTGCAGCCTTGCTCGCGCACGCTACTGCTGAACAGGCGTTCGTCCTCATCGACGTGGGCAACGTCGACGATGCACTCGCGCTGTTCGCGGAAGCGCGGTCGATCGGTGAACATGCTCCTGAGCTGCTGCGAGCCTGGCTCGCTGCCGCCGAAGGGGAGGGCCACGCGATCGCCGGCCAGCGGGATGACGCCCTTCGCTCGTTCGACGAAGCCGACACGCTCTTGCCGAACGAAGTCGTGCACCCGGAGCTGCCGTTCGTCTTCCTCGGTGGCAGCCACCTCGACCGTTGGCGCGGAAACGCCCTGGTCCACCTCGGCGCGCCGGAAGCGATTGAGCACCTCGAGCGCGTTGTCGAGGGCATCGGATCGACGTCGTTCGTCCGGGCCGGAGCCGCGGTGTACGTGGATCTCGCCCACGCGTACAGCGCGGCGGGCGACCGGGAGGCCGCCAGGACCTACGCGCTGCAGGCCCGGCGGGTCATCTCCCAGGTTGGTTCCGTGCGATTGCGCCGCCGCCTCGAACGGCTCGTACTGCCCGGTTCACGCCCGGCGTGA
- a CDS encoding helix-turn-helix domain-containing protein, whose translation MSEDWAAVAKAINERVNELGWKQRELAERSQVSQAIVREIQNHTVERKRSDRTLEALAVALGLHPQHLLAVLHGRIPPTLGQPRENMEDAVSARLAVIEQRLTQITEHLADLTELLRRNGTSRG comes from the coding sequence GTGTCGGAAGACTGGGCGGCGGTCGCGAAGGCCATCAACGAGCGCGTGAACGAGCTCGGATGGAAACAGCGCGAGCTTGCCGAGCGCTCGCAGGTCTCCCAGGCGATCGTCCGCGAAATCCAGAACCACACCGTCGAGCGCAAGCGCAGCGACCGGACGCTCGAAGCGCTGGCCGTGGCGCTCGGGCTGCACCCGCAACACCTGCTCGCCGTCCTGCACGGCCGCATCCCGCCGACGCTGGGGCAGCCCCGCGAGAACATGGAAGACGCCGTGTCGGCGCGTCTCGCTGTCATCGAGCAGCGGCTGACTCAGATCACCGAGCACCTGGCCGATCTCACCGAGTTGCTTCGCCGCAATGGGACGTCCCGCGGCTAG
- a CDS encoding WhiB family transcriptional regulator translates to MSDHDYAAIAARLDRYAAVPDDVLTNVVARDGLCFWAFERAELPELTGDDPPDRELAARLCAGCPVIDECLELDLRTAGPDTLGVWGALPDIDRRALHPVWLRRRGGEAR, encoded by the coding sequence ATGAGCGATCACGACTACGCGGCGATCGCTGCCCGCCTCGACCGATACGCCGCTGTGCCCGACGACGTGCTGACGAACGTCGTGGCCAGGGACGGCCTGTGCTTCTGGGCGTTCGAGCGGGCCGAACTGCCGGAGCTGACCGGAGATGATCCGCCGGATAGGGAGCTGGCTGCTCGGCTCTGCGCCGGCTGCCCGGTGATCGATGAGTGCCTTGAACTCGACCTGCGTACCGCCGGGCCGGACACGCTCGGCGTGTGGGGTGCGCTGCCGGACATCGACCGGCGCGCCCTGCACCCCGTCTGGCTGCGGCGACGTGGAGGTGAGGCTCGATGA
- a CDS encoding recombinase family protein, with protein MPAEISDPWSKLDEILGLEVAEPVDEGIGALAVYGRCSTEDNQDPETSRGWQFGNARKFVEPLGGRIVAEFFDIGQSRSVPWDRRTEASQLLAALKNPRRGWNALVVGEGTRCWFGNQFSLIAPRFAAYGVDLWVPELGGKFDPRNPSHKMLMSVLGGMSESERQHVQARVRAAMDAQVVNEGRHQGGRAPYGYVVVDGGPHPNPRKAAEGFRLRLLALDESAAEVVRRIFAEYLAGNGDRAIANGLNRDGIPCPSARRPDQNRHRLADGWQGSTVRSILENPRYTGFAFFGRWARQEMLLDPDDVAAGNVVRFRRAKPDRVVRSRKPAHPEIVSVQDFTQTQLMRRAKAAGGLRTARKTERAGRTVKHAYLFRGLIRCTACGRKMEGSPRKHGMYYRCPARTLTPGSPALLTHPPTIYLKEEPLRDALNEWIGGLFDRQNIARTVEQLVQAQPTPKTADDGAARKLLEDAEARLQRFQNAISAGVDPSAVVEGINRAQADRAAAQAELMAANEPAGLGEAEVYAMIDSLGNIGAALADGQPGRLAQLYRDLRLDLRFDHEKETVDVTASPRVNNACVRGGT; from the coding sequence ATGCCCGCTGAAATCAGCGACCCGTGGTCGAAATTAGACGAAATCCTTGGGCTGGAGGTCGCCGAGCCCGTGGACGAAGGGATCGGCGCCTTGGCCGTCTACGGGCGGTGCTCGACGGAGGACAACCAAGACCCGGAGACCTCGCGCGGCTGGCAGTTCGGAAACGCGCGGAAGTTCGTCGAGCCGCTGGGCGGCCGGATCGTGGCCGAGTTTTTCGACATCGGGCAGTCGCGTTCTGTGCCGTGGGACCGGCGAACCGAGGCGTCGCAGTTGCTGGCCGCACTGAAGAATCCGCGTCGTGGCTGGAATGCCTTGGTCGTAGGTGAAGGTACCCGGTGTTGGTTCGGGAATCAGTTCTCGCTCATCGCGCCGCGGTTCGCTGCCTACGGCGTGGACCTCTGGGTCCCGGAACTGGGAGGGAAGTTCGATCCGCGGAACCCGTCACACAAGATGCTGATGAGCGTGCTCGGCGGCATGAGCGAATCGGAACGGCAGCACGTTCAGGCTCGCGTGCGGGCCGCAATGGACGCGCAGGTAGTCAACGAAGGACGCCACCAGGGCGGCCGGGCGCCGTACGGGTACGTCGTCGTAGACGGCGGACCGCATCCGAACCCGCGAAAGGCAGCAGAGGGATTCCGGTTGCGTCTGCTCGCCCTCGACGAGTCGGCCGCCGAGGTCGTCCGCCGCATCTTCGCCGAATACCTCGCCGGCAATGGAGACCGGGCGATTGCGAACGGGCTGAATCGCGACGGCATCCCCTGCCCGTCGGCGCGGCGGCCGGACCAGAACCGGCACCGCCTTGCCGATGGCTGGCAGGGCAGCACGGTGCGGTCGATTCTGGAGAACCCGCGTTACACAGGGTTCGCGTTCTTCGGGCGTTGGGCGCGGCAGGAAATGCTGCTTGATCCTGACGACGTCGCGGCCGGAAACGTCGTCCGGTTCCGTCGCGCCAAGCCGGATCGGGTGGTTCGCTCCCGTAAGCCTGCACATCCCGAGATCGTGTCTGTCCAGGACTTCACGCAAACGCAGTTGATGCGGCGAGCCAAAGCGGCGGGTGGTCTGCGGACCGCGCGTAAGACCGAGCGCGCAGGACGAACGGTCAAGCACGCGTACCTGTTCCGTGGGCTTATTCGGTGTACTGCCTGCGGACGGAAGATGGAAGGCAGCCCGCGGAAGCACGGCATGTACTACCGCTGCCCGGCCCGGACGCTCACGCCAGGTTCGCCAGCCTTGCTCACGCATCCGCCGACGATCTATCTCAAGGAAGAGCCGCTGCGGGACGCTTTGAACGAGTGGATCGGCGGCCTGTTCGACCGGCAGAACATCGCACGGACCGTCGAGCAACTGGTCCAAGCTCAGCCGACACCGAAGACGGCGGATGATGGCGCCGCACGGAAGCTACTGGAGGATGCGGAAGCGAGGCTGCAGCGGTTCCAGAACGCCATCTCCGCGGGCGTGGACCCGTCAGCAGTCGTCGAGGGCATCAACCGGGCGCAAGCCGATCGTGCGGCCGCTCAGGCGGAACTGATGGCGGCCAACGAACCTGCCGGGCTCGGCGAGGCTGAGGTCTACGCGATGATCGACTCGCTCGGCAACATCGGAGCGGCGCTGGCCGACGGCCAGCCGGGCCGGCTGGCTCAGCTCTACCGGGACTTGCGGCTTGACCTGCGGTTCGACCACGAAAAAGAGACCGTCGATGTGACGGCCTCTCCGCGGGTGAATAATGCGTGTGTCCGAGGGGGGACTTGA
- a CDS encoding helix-turn-helix domain-containing protein has product MQKKMPNAGGPAFYSPAEAAWLLGVDLNLIHRAIRVGELRAVRRPSRLVIPAAELRRALGGGAR; this is encoded by the coding sequence ATGCAGAAGAAAATGCCCAACGCCGGTGGTCCGGCGTTCTACTCGCCGGCCGAAGCTGCCTGGCTTCTCGGCGTCGACCTCAACTTGATCCATCGCGCTATCCGGGTCGGCGAGCTGCGCGCAGTGCGGCGCCCCTCCCGGCTCGTCATTCCGGCCGCCGAGCTGCGGCGGGCGCTCGGCGGTGGTGCGCGATGA
- a CDS encoding NUDIX hydrolase has protein sequence MADEHGSWKTFGERLVYDNKWVKVGLTDVEAPNGERWDYHVVHLARIAIALIVNDQDEALMLWRYRFATEQWGYELLGGMVDDGDDSAGTAAREAAEESGWQPVGEPEHLVSFEPLPGQVTAPVDVYLWRQAEHIGDPTDTEEVGRVEWVPLSRVNELAQRQELLGSGTLVSLLYYLNSRRA, from the coding sequence GTGGCTGACGAACATGGGTCGTGGAAGACATTCGGTGAACGGCTGGTCTACGACAACAAGTGGGTCAAGGTCGGGCTGACCGACGTCGAGGCGCCGAACGGCGAACGCTGGGACTACCACGTAGTGCACCTGGCCAGGATCGCCATAGCGCTGATCGTGAACGACCAGGATGAGGCGCTGATGCTGTGGCGCTACCGCTTCGCCACCGAGCAGTGGGGTTACGAGCTGCTGGGCGGCATGGTCGACGACGGCGACGACTCAGCCGGCACCGCCGCTCGCGAGGCGGCCGAGGAGTCCGGCTGGCAGCCCGTGGGCGAGCCCGAGCACCTGGTGAGCTTCGAGCCGCTTCCCGGGCAGGTCACGGCGCCGGTCGACGTGTACCTGTGGCGTCAGGCCGAGCACATCGGCGACCCGACCGACACCGAAGAGGTCGGCCGCGTGGAGTGGGTGCCATTGTCGCGGGTCAACGAGCTTGCGCAGCGTCAGGAACTGCTCGGCTCCGGCACGCTGGTGTCGCTGCTCTACTACCTCAACTCACGCCGGGCGTGA